The following proteins are encoded in a genomic region of Emys orbicularis isolate rEmyOrb1 chromosome 19, rEmyOrb1.hap1, whole genome shotgun sequence:
- the GIPC1 gene encoding PDZ domain-containing protein GIPC1, which yields MPLGLGRRKKAPPLVENEEAEPIRGSLGGVEVGSGGSVAALQPGLPPPPASLRPRLVFHTQLAHGSPTGRIEGFTNVKELYSKIAEAFKIPPVEVMFCTLNTHKVDMDKLLGGQIGLEDFIFAHTKGQRKEVEVFKSEEALGLTITDNGAGYAFIKRIKEGSVIDRIQVINVGDMIESINGQSLIGCRHYEVAKMLKDLPKGRTFTLKLTEPRKAFDMISQRAAGGKHNSSSQLGTGRGTLRLRAKGPATVEEQLSAFEERAIEKVDDLLESYMGIRDTELAATMVELGKDKRNPDEFAEALDERLGDFAFPDEFVFDVWGAIGDAKVGRY from the exons ATGCCGCTCGGACTAGGCCGCCGGAAGAAGGCCCCTCCGCTGGTGGAGAATGAGGAGGCTGAGCCCATTCGTGGCAGCttgggtggggtggaggtgggcaGTGGCGGCAGTgtggcagccctgcagcccgGCCTGCCACCGCCTCCTGCCAGCCTCCGTCCTCGACTGGTGTTCCACACTCAGCTGGCCCATGGCAGTCCCACTGGCAGGATCGAGGGCTTCACCAATGTCAAGGAGCTGTACAGCAAAATTGCAGAGGCTTTCAAGATCCCGCCAGTTGAG gtgatgTTCTGCACCTTAAACACCCACAAAGTGGACATGGACAAGCTGTTGGGTGGCCAGATCGGTCTGGAGGACTTCATCTTTGCACACACAAAGGGCCAGAGGAAGGAGGTGGAGGTCTTCAAGTCCGAGGAGGCCCTGGGCCTGACCATCACTGACAATGGAGCTGGCTACGCATTCATTAAG AGGATCAAGGAAGGGAGCGTCATAGACCGGATCCAGGTCATCAATGTGGGCGACATGATTGAGTCCATCAACGGGCAGAGCCTCATCGGCTGCCGGCACTACGAGGTTGCCAAGATGCTCAAGGATCTGCCCAAAGGCCGCACCTTCACACTGAAGCTAACAGAGCCCCGGAAGGCATTCG ATATGATCAGCCAGCGGGCCGCAGGGGGCAAGCACAACAGTAGCTCCCAgctgggcactggcagagggacCCTACGGCTGCGGGCCAAGGGACCGGCCACCGTGGAGGAGCAG ctgtcTGCGTTTGAGGAGAGGGCGATTGAGAAGGTGGACGACCTGCTGGAGAGCTACATGGGCATCCGCGACACGGAGCTGG CTGCCACCATGGTAGAGCTGGGGAAGGACAAGCGGAACCCCGACGAGTTCGCGGAGGCGCTGGATGAGCGGCTGGGTGACTTCGCCTTCCCCGATGAGTTCGTCTTTGACGTGTGGGGCGCCATCGGGGATGCCAAGGTTGGGCGCTACTAG